The Campylobacter concisus genome window below encodes:
- a CDS encoding molybdopterin molybdotransferase MoeA produces the protein MLLNDALDALKSKFKLKIDSEILPISMALGRTLANDVVAVKNLPCFDNSALDGFAVKFDEKDKPYKIIASAFAGDKEQLAIGKNECVKIMTGAKMPKGADTVMRFEDCVVEGEFVKAPAKLKKGEAYRFKGEETKVGEILLKSGEILNTRSVMMLAAQGISFIDVKKQSSVGIYSSGNEIIEPWQRASEDEIYNANALGITALLSSIGQKSSYLGIIKDELSAVKQAFLNTTNYDIIVCSGGASAGEADFMKIALSELGYNEIFSHLDIRPGRPCKAYEKDGKLVFVLPGNPMAAYVCMMMLVLPLLREDCFVMQNTTNAQNLKVKSGRINAIFGNIENDKFIATNGGKYGSGMIDHILKSTFMFLTSPDQSEILQNSEISLIKLP, from the coding sequence ATGCTACTAAATGATGCATTAGATGCGCTTAAATCCAAATTTAAACTAAAAATAGATAGTGAAATTTTGCCTATCAGCATGGCTCTTGGTAGAACATTAGCAAATGATGTAGTGGCAGTAAAAAATCTGCCATGTTTTGATAACTCAGCGCTTGATGGCTTTGCGGTTAAATTTGACGAGAAAGATAAACCTTATAAGATCATCGCAAGTGCCTTTGCAGGCGATAAAGAGCAGCTAGCTATCGGCAAAAACGAGTGCGTGAAGATAATGACAGGTGCAAAGATGCCAAAGGGCGCTGACACGGTCATGAGGTTTGAAGATTGCGTAGTTGAGGGCGAGTTTGTAAAAGCGCCAGCTAAGCTTAAAAAAGGCGAAGCTTACCGCTTTAAAGGCGAAGAGACAAAAGTTGGTGAAATTTTACTAAAAAGTGGTGAAATTTTAAACACAAGAAGCGTGATGATGCTAGCAGCTCAGGGCATAAGCTTTATAGATGTGAAAAAGCAGTCTAGTGTTGGAATTTACTCAAGCGGAAACGAGATCATCGAGCCTTGGCAAAGAGCTAGCGAGGATGAAATTTACAATGCAAACGCACTTGGCATCACCGCACTTTTAAGCTCAATCGGTCAAAAAAGCTCATATCTTGGCATCATAAAAGATGAGCTAAGCGCTGTAAAACAAGCATTTTTAAATACTACAAACTATGACATCATTGTCTGCTCTGGCGGAGCAAGCGCTGGTGAGGCTGACTTTATGAAAATAGCTCTAAGTGAGCTTGGATACAACGAAATTTTCTCACACCTTGACATAAGACCTGGCAGACCTTGCAAGGCTTATGAAAAAGATGGCAAACTAGTCTTTGTGCTCCCTGGAAATCCAATGGCAGCTTATGTTTGCATGATGATGCTTGTTTTGCCTCTTTTAAGAGAGGATTGCTTTGTGATGCAAAATACTACAAATGCGCAAAATTTAAAGGTAAAATCAGGTAGGATCAATGCCATTTTTGGAAATATTGAAAATGATAAATTTATAGCAACAAATGGTGGAAAATACGGCTCTGGCATGATAGATCATATTTTAAAAAGCACTTTTATGTTTTTAACTAGCCCAGATCAAAGCGAAATTTTGCAAAATAGTGAAATTTCTCTTATAAAACTTCCATAA
- the flgA gene encoding flagellar basal body P-ring formation chaperone FlgA, which translates to MYCVLNDQISLSTFGFEGEDNEILNLEGKRAAKIDSKKLYEILTANFKTYNDKSGGSVAFVKNCSIMDEIQMQFLRSISDEYPGISISDLSISPQNKLPANFKELVLKNIFLGDQNSQKGTFRASFEDIDLSLKSIYFKFSFNAKMPAFIAINSMNTNHILSLLDYQPTMIEFGKWPKDALSNSNSLALITKVQIKSGEILTKRQFNAISLVKKGQMLNAVLSEDGVKIIAEVKALEDGNLGDMIKIRTKDNKILEATVSGKDEAVIR; encoded by the coding sequence ATGTATTGCGTTCTAAATGATCAAATTTCACTTAGTACTTTTGGCTTTGAAGGCGAAGACAATGAAATTTTAAACCTAGAGGGCAAAAGAGCAGCCAAGATAGATAGCAAAAAACTCTATGAAATTCTAACAGCAAATTTTAAAACATATAATGACAAAAGTGGCGGAAGCGTTGCTTTTGTAAAGAACTGCTCTATTATGGATGAGATTCAAATGCAATTTTTAAGATCAATTAGCGATGAATATCCTGGTATCAGCATAAGCGATCTTAGCATCAGTCCACAAAATAAGCTTCCAGCAAATTTCAAAGAGCTCGTCCTAAAAAATATCTTTTTAGGTGATCAAAATAGTCAAAAAGGTACATTTAGAGCATCATTTGAGGATATTGATCTGAGTCTAAAAAGTATCTATTTTAAATTTAGCTTTAACGCTAAGATGCCAGCCTTCATAGCAATAAATTCAATGAATACAAACCATATTTTAAGCCTGCTTGACTATCAGCCAACGATGATTGAGTTTGGCAAATGGCCAAAAGATGCACTTTCTAACTCAAATAGCTTAGCTCTTATAACAAAAGTGCAGATAAAAAGCGGTGAAATTTTAACCAAGCGTCAGTTTAACGCCATAAGCTTAGTAAAAAAAGGTCAAATGCTAAATGCAGTTTTGAGCGAGGATGGCGTTAAGATAATAGCTGAAGTAAAGGCACTTGAGGATGGAAATTTAGGTGATATGATAAAGATAAGAACAAAAGATAATAAAATTTTAGAGGCCACAGTTTCAGGCAAAGATGAGGCAGTGATAAGATGA
- a CDS encoding UbiX family flavin prenyltransferase, with product MKKIVFAATGASGAGLFLKLVNAAKDSCEAHIIVSKNAMKVLEAEENLKLNLNDLGVKIYDDQDLGAGPASGSFGTEAMIIAPCSTNTLAKIANGISDTLITRAASVALKERQTLVLGVREMPLSTIVLSQMQLLSSLGAIIAPPVLGYYADIKSLDDMENFIIGKWLDALKIENNLYKRWQI from the coding sequence ATGAAAAAGATAGTATTTGCAGCCACTGGAGCAAGTGGGGCTGGACTTTTTCTAAAGCTAGTAAATGCCGCCAAAGATAGTTGCGAGGCACATATCATAGTTAGTAAAAATGCCATGAAGGTTTTGGAGGCTGAGGAAAATTTAAAGCTAAATTTAAATGATCTTGGCGTAAAAATTTATGACGACCAAGATCTTGGCGCGGGCCCGGCTTCTGGCTCGTTTGGCACAGAAGCGATGATAATAGCGCCCTGCTCTACCAACACACTAGCAAAAATCGCAAATGGCATAAGCGACACGCTCATCACAAGGGCTGCAAGTGTCGCGCTAAAGGAGAGGCAAACCCTAGTTTTGGGAGTTAGAGAGATGCCGTTATCCACGATCGTGCTTTCTCAAATGCAGCTTCTCTCATCTCTTGGAGCTATCATCGCTCCGCCAGTTTTGGGCTACTACGCAGATATAAAGAGCCTTGATGATATGGAAAATTTCATCATCGGCAAGTGGCTTGATGCTTTAAAAATCGAAAATAATCTTTACAAAAGGTGGCAAATTTGA
- the coaD gene encoding pantetheine-phosphate adenylyltransferase, with the protein MKKSCIYPGTFDPITNGHLDVIIRATKIFDKVIVAVAKSDSKQPMFAHEKRIEMAKKAVCELKNVSVLGFDNLLVDFAKSHGINTVIRGLRAVSDFEYELQIGYANAALWDEFETVYLMPSLNNAFISSSIVRSVLRHDGDVSNLVPAKILKNLKA; encoded by the coding sequence TTGAAAAAATCTTGCATCTATCCAGGGACATTTGATCCCATTACAAACGGTCATTTAGACGTCATCATAAGGGCCACAAAAATTTTTGACAAGGTAATCGTCGCAGTCGCAAAAAGTGACAGCAAACAGCCGATGTTTGCACATGAAAAGCGCATAGAGATGGCAAAAAAGGCGGTTTGTGAGCTAAAAAACGTAAGCGTTCTTGGCTTTGATAACTTACTTGTTGATTTTGCTAAATCACACGGCATAAACACTGTGATCAGAGGCCTTCGCGCGGTTAGTGACTTTGAATACGAGCTACAAATCGGCTACGCAAACGCCGCACTTTGGGACGAATTTGAGACGGTTTATCTTATGCCAAGCTTAAATAACGCCTTCATCTCAAGCTCGATCGTCCGCTCAGTCTTACGCCACGATGGCGACGTGAGCAACCTAGTGCCAGCAAAAATTCTTAAAAATTTAAAGGCGTAA
- the tmk gene encoding dTMP kinase, with product MYVLFEGIDGVGKSTQIKILASKFSNAIVTKEPGGTQLGENLREILLSSNIKIGKRAEILLFLADRAEHFEKLVKPNLGKLILSDRGFISGIAYALANDESLDENVLLELNKFALNDKFADKIVFFEASHELISSRLKNRGTSDKIEARGLEYLLKVQSLMKQILIKNGFETLFIDASKSIELISKEIENFINFK from the coding sequence ATGTATGTTTTGTTTGAAGGCATTGACGGCGTTGGCAAGAGTACGCAGATAAAAATTTTAGCTTCTAAATTTAGCAATGCCATCGTCACAAAAGAGCCAGGCGGCACGCAGCTTGGTGAAAATTTACGTGAAATTTTACTAAGCTCAAACATAAAAATCGGCAAAAGGGCTGAAATTTTGCTCTTTTTAGCTGACAGGGCTGAGCATTTTGAAAAGCTAGTAAAGCCAAATTTAGGTAAGCTCATTTTAAGCGACAGAGGCTTTATCTCAGGCATCGCCTACGCTTTGGCAAATGATGAAAGCTTAGATGAAAACGTACTTTTAGAGCTTAATAAATTTGCGCTAAATGATAAATTTGCAGACAAAATAGTCTTTTTTGAAGCAAGTCATGAGCTAATAAGCTCGCGCCTAAAAAATAGAGGCACAAGCGATAAGATCGAAGCTCGCGGGCTAGAGTATCTTTTAAAAGTGCAAAGCCTGATGAAGCAAATTCTCATCAAAAATGGCTTTGAAACGCTTTTTATAGACGCATCTAAAAGCATAGAGCTAATTTCAAAAGAGATAGAAAATTTTATAAATTTTAAGTAA
- the hisS gene encoding histidine--tRNA ligase: MITALRGMKDMLPARAKLYARIIKTCEEVAKNYGYEQILTPHLEETALFKRSVGESSDIVGKEMYQFEDKGGNDVCLRPEGTAGVVRAFIEAKLDRANVTKRCFYHGSMFRYERPQKGRLREFHQFGCECFGEGSVYEDASIILMVSEIFNRLNIKTTLKINSLGDESSMKSYKEKLVKFLDENDDRICEDCKRRKLLNPIRVLDCKVESCQEIYKNAPVITDSLSDEAQADFEKLQEILTANGVKFEIDTKLVRGLDYYCKTAFEFISNEIGSQSAVAGGGRYDRLVEYLGGRASYGVGFAMGVERIMEILGEAEDERDGVYLCALDAANVDFIYNLGSKLRKKYPVEISYEAKKLQKHLQNADNKNAKIFLCVGENEMKENKIWYKNLETKDEKTIHLDDLEKELG, translated from the coding sequence ATGATAACGGCACTTCGTGGCATGAAAGATATGCTTCCAGCTCGCGCTAAACTTTACGCGCGGATAATCAAAACCTGCGAGGAAGTCGCAAAAAACTACGGATATGAGCAAATTTTGACCCCACACCTAGAGGAGACAGCACTTTTTAAAAGAAGTGTCGGCGAGAGTAGCGACATCGTGGGCAAAGAGATGTATCAGTTTGAAGACAAAGGCGGCAACGACGTTTGCTTGCGTCCTGAGGGCACAGCTGGCGTGGTTAGAGCGTTTATCGAGGCAAAACTTGACAGAGCAAATGTAACGAAACGCTGCTTTTATCACGGCTCGATGTTTCGCTACGAGCGCCCACAAAAAGGTCGTTTAAGAGAGTTTCACCAGTTTGGCTGTGAGTGCTTTGGCGAAGGCAGCGTCTATGAGGACGCGAGCATTATCTTGATGGTGAGTGAAATTTTTAATAGGCTAAATATAAAAACAACCCTAAAAATAAACTCGCTTGGCGACGAGAGCTCGATGAAGTCTTACAAAGAAAAGCTCGTTAAATTTTTAGATGAAAACGACGACAGAATTTGCGAGGACTGTAAAAGACGCAAGCTTTTAAATCCTATCCGCGTGCTTGACTGCAAGGTTGAGAGTTGCCAAGAAATTTATAAAAATGCCCCAGTTATCACTGATAGCCTAAGCGATGAGGCACAGGCTGACTTTGAAAAACTGCAAGAAATTTTAACGGCAAATGGCGTTAAATTTGAGATAGACACTAAGCTTGTTCGTGGGCTAGACTACTACTGCAAGACGGCGTTTGAGTTTATTAGCAATGAGATCGGCTCACAAAGTGCAGTAGCAGGTGGTGGCAGATACGACAGGCTCGTAGAGTACCTTGGCGGTAGAGCAAGTTATGGCGTTGGCTTTGCGATGGGTGTTGAGAGGATAATGGAAATTTTAGGTGAAGCTGAGGATGAGCGAGACGGAGTTTATCTTTGCGCGCTTGATGCGGCGAATGTTGATTTTATCTATAATCTTGGCTCAAAACTTCGCAAAAAATATCCGGTTGAAATTTCTTATGAAGCTAAAAAGCTTCAAAAACATCTGCAAAATGCCGACAATAAAAATGCAAAAATTTTCCTTTGCGTGGGCGAAAACGAGATGAAAGAGAATAAAATTTGGTATAAAAATTTAGAAACCAAAGATGAAAAAACGATACATTTAGATGATCTTGAAAAGGAGCTGGGATGA
- the speA gene encoding biosynthetic arginine decarboxylase — protein sequence MNDFGLSIWGNSNFVIEDGKVCINAASKPAIIDIVKEIRDDGYRGPLLLRFPHLIQKQIEQIHASFAKAKKEFAYKGSFNAVFPLKVNQYPGFVKNLVRLGKPYNYGLEAGSKAELLLTMAYNNEKAPITVNGFKDKEMINIGFIAAEMGHNITLTIEGLNELEAIIAIAKERFKPKPKIGLRVRLHSTGSGLWAKSGGIHSKFGLTSTELIEAVKMLKKANLLENFTMIHFHIGSQISEIHPLKKALIEAGNIYAELRKMGASNLKAINLGGGLAIEYSQFKEESSRNYTLNEYANDVVYMLKTISEQKKEIEPDIFIESGRYIAASHALLVAPVLELFSQEYTEEKLNLKKNNPNLITELVDLYKSIKPSNALEYLHDAIHHTESVLTLFDLGYVDLQDRSNAEVLLRLISKKAVVMLGNKSNSSDLTKIQKEVQERYLLNFSIFQSLPDFWGLKQNFPIMPLDRLDERPTLPASIWDITCDSDGEISYDDEKNPLLLHDVDVEKEDYFLGFFLVGAYQEVIGMKHNLFTHPTEATIELTSDGYKVTNLLESQSILDIMEDMDYDIYEIQDTLNERLEKSTLINETQKKQILGELYLFLNDNSYLKTIN from the coding sequence ATGAATGATTTTGGACTTAGCATTTGGGGTAATTCAAATTTTGTTATAGAAGATGGCAAAGTCTGTATAAATGCAGCCAGCAAACCAGCGATTATCGACATCGTAAAAGAGATAAGAGACGACGGATATAGAGGGCCACTACTGCTTCGCTTTCCGCACCTTATCCAAAAGCAGATCGAGCAGATCCACGCAAGCTTTGCAAAGGCAAAGAAAGAATTTGCCTACAAAGGCAGCTTTAATGCCGTATTTCCACTTAAAGTCAATCAATATCCTGGCTTTGTAAAAAATTTAGTTCGCCTTGGCAAACCTTATAACTACGGTCTTGAAGCTGGTAGTAAGGCTGAGCTACTTTTAACTATGGCTTACAATAACGAAAAAGCTCCAATAACCGTAAATGGCTTTAAAGATAAAGAGATGATAAATATCGGCTTTATCGCCGCTGAGATGGGACACAACATCACGCTAACGATCGAGGGTCTAAACGAGCTTGAAGCGATAATTGCCATTGCAAAAGAGCGCTTTAAACCAAAACCAAAGATCGGACTTAGGGTAAGACTGCACTCGACAGGATCGGGGCTCTGGGCAAAAAGTGGTGGTATACACTCTAAATTTGGCCTAACATCAACCGAGCTGATAGAAGCTGTAAAGATGCTAAAAAAGGCAAATTTACTTGAAAACTTCACAATGATACACTTTCACATCGGCTCTCAAATAAGCGAGATCCATCCGCTCAAAAAGGCACTCATTGAAGCTGGCAACATCTACGCTGAGCTTAGAAAAATGGGTGCCTCAAATTTAAAAGCTATAAATTTAGGTGGTGGTCTTGCGATAGAATACTCGCAGTTTAAAGAAGAAAGCAGCAGAAACTACACACTAAACGAATATGCAAACGACGTTGTTTATATGCTTAAAACTATAAGCGAGCAAAAAAAGGAGATCGAGCCAGATATTTTCATAGAGTCAGGTCGCTACATCGCCGCTTCTCACGCACTTTTGGTCGCTCCTGTACTTGAGCTATTTTCTCAAGAATACACCGAAGAGAAGCTAAATTTAAAGAAAAATAATCCAAATTTGATAACCGAGCTAGTCGATCTTTATAAATCAATCAAACCTTCAAACGCCCTAGAGTACCTACACGACGCCATCCATCACACAGAGAGTGTTTTAACGCTTTTTGATCTAGGCTATGTTGATCTTCAAGATAGATCAAACGCAGAGGTACTTTTAAGGCTCATCAGCAAAAAAGCTGTCGTGATGCTTGGCAACAAGAGCAACTCAAGCGATCTAACTAAAATTCAAAAAGAGGTTCAAGAGAGATACCTGTTAAATTTCTCGATCTTTCAAAGCCTGCCAGACTTTTGGGGACTAAAGCAAAATTTCCCTATCATGCCGCTTGACAGGCTAGATGAGCGCCCTACTTTGCCAGCTTCGATCTGGGATATCACTTGCGATAGCGACGGCGAGATCAGCTATGACGACGAGAAAAACCCACTGCTTTTACACGACGTGGATGTGGAGAAGGAGGACTATTTCTTGGGATTTTTCCTAGTTGGCGCATACCAAGAGGTGATCGGCATGAAGCACAATCTCTTTACTCACCCGACAGAAGCTACGATAGAACTTACAAGTGATGGCTACAAGGTCACAAATTTACTAGAGAGCCAGTCGATCCTTGATATCATGGAGGATATGGACTACGATATCTACGAGATCCAAGACACTCTAAATGAGCGCTTAGAGAAATCAACTCTGATAAACGAAACGCAAAAGAAGCAAATTTTGGGCGAACTTTATCTATTTTTAAATGATAATAGCTACTTAAAGACAATCAACTAA
- a CDS encoding pyridoxal phosphate-dependent aminotransferase, with product MQLANRMQTLSESITIAISTKAKEMKAAGIDVISLSAGEPDFMTPKKIRETVKNALDNDSKSGKYTPVPGLPEVIDAIRAKLKRDNGLNYKANQIVTNIGAKHSLFNVFQALINPGDEVIIPSPYWVSYPEIVKFCGGVPVFIEADESTNFKITAEQLKKAITPKTKVFSLNHPTNPTGAVYTKEEIAAFGEVLKGTDIIITSDEIYEKVIYGKKFHAVASVSEDLFKRTVTINGLSKCGAMPGWRFGYIASSMDWLIAGIKKLQSQSTSNISSIVQIGAIPSLLGETDEDIENMRKEYEKRRDVAVKMINEIPGLSVVTPDGAFYLFVKCKDVDSDSLRFCKKMLEEANVATVPGVGFGMEGYFRISFATDIESIKKAIERIANFVKSYKI from the coding sequence ATGCAACTAGCAAACAGAATGCAAACATTAAGCGAGTCAATCACAATCGCGATCAGCACAAAAGCCAAAGAGATGAAGGCTGCTGGCATCGACGTGATCTCGCTTTCAGCTGGTGAGCCTGACTTTATGACTCCAAAAAAGATAAGAGAAACTGTAAAAAACGCACTTGATAACGATAGCAAAAGCGGCAAATACACGCCAGTGCCGGGTCTGCCTGAGGTTATAGACGCCATTAGAGCAAAGCTAAAAAGAGATAATGGGCTTAACTATAAAGCAAATCAAATCGTCACAAATATCGGCGCAAAGCACTCACTTTTTAATGTATTTCAAGCGCTTATCAACCCAGGCGACGAGGTAATCATTCCCTCTCCATACTGGGTGAGCTACCCTGAGATCGTTAAATTTTGCGGTGGTGTGCCTGTATTTATCGAGGCGGACGAGAGTACAAATTTTAAAATCACAGCCGAGCAGCTAAAAAAAGCGATCACACCAAAAACCAAAGTCTTTTCGCTAAATCACCCGACAAATCCAACTGGAGCTGTATATACAAAAGAGGAGATCGCGGCATTTGGCGAGGTTTTAAAGGGCACTGACATCATCATCACAAGCGATGAAATTTATGAAAAAGTGATCTACGGCAAGAAATTTCACGCAGTAGCCTCAGTAAGCGAGGATCTTTTTAAAAGAACGGTCACGATAAATGGACTAAGCAAGTGTGGCGCGATGCCTGGCTGGAGATTTGGCTATATCGCAAGCTCGATGGATTGGCTAATAGCTGGAATCAAAAAGCTTCAAAGCCAAAGCACAAGCAACATCAGCTCAATCGTGCAAATAGGTGCCATACCATCACTTCTAGGTGAAACTGACGAAGATATCGAAAACATGAGAAAAGAGTACGAGAAAAGACGTGATGTGGCTGTAAAAATGATAAACGAGATTCCGGGATTAAGCGTTGTAACACCTGATGGCGCATTTTATCTATTTGTAAAATGCAAAGATGTAGATAGCGACTCGCTTAGATTTTGTAAAAAGATGCTTGAAGAAGCGAACGTAGCCACTGTGCCAGGTGTGGGCTTTGGCATGGAGGGATACTTTAGAATTTCTTTTGCGACAGACATCGAGAGCATAAAAAAAGCGATCGAGAGGATCGCAAATTTTGTAAAAAGCTACAAAATTTAA
- the thiS gene encoding sulfur carrier protein ThiS translates to MIKFIVNGKIFELENDINVYDFLAQNGYELKFIALERDGEILPKKLWRECFMSEAKAYEIVTLVGGG, encoded by the coding sequence ATGATCAAATTTATAGTAAATGGCAAAATTTTCGAGCTTGAAAACGATATAAATGTTTATGATTTTTTAGCTCAAAATGGTTATGAGCTTAAATTTATAGCCCTTGAGCGAGACGGAGAAATTTTGCCAAAAAAGCTTTGGCGTGAGTGCTTTATGAGCGAGGCCAAAGCCTATGAGATCGTCACTTTAGTTGGCGGTGGATGA
- the thiF gene encoding sulfur carrier protein ThiS adenylyltransferase ThiF codes for MIEIVLNGAKFKVPVKSLSELKELALGDKESEIYKFLEKFNATKPDIFIVDGFAIKEDSKLKDGSNVVFIRRGVMPEREVLRAMIASRNSPELNLALSKAVIGVAGLGGLGSNIALSLARVGVKKLVLADFDVVEPSNLNRQQYFVRHIGLKKTQALKELINDVNPFVEVETHDIFLDEKNVASVFGECEILCEAFDNVAGKAMILNEAGASLKDKKIIGASGMAGYFSSNLIKTIKFAKNVYLCGDLTNEAKIGQGLMAPRVAVCANHEANLAIRLLMGLEA; via the coding sequence ATGATAGAGATTGTATTAAACGGCGCAAAATTTAAGGTGCCAGTAAAAAGCCTTAGCGAGCTAAAAGAGCTTGCACTTGGTGATAAAGAGAGTGAAATTTATAAATTTTTAGAGAAATTTAACGCGACAAAGCCAGATATTTTTATCGTTGATGGCTTTGCTATAAAAGAAGATAGCAAGCTAAAAGATGGCTCAAATGTCGTATTTATAAGGCGTGGCGTGATGCCTGAGCGTGAAGTTTTACGCGCGATGATCGCCTCACGAAACAGCCCTGAGTTAAATTTGGCCCTAAGTAAAGCGGTGATCGGCGTGGCTGGACTTGGCGGTCTTGGTTCAAATATCGCGCTAAGCCTAGCTAGAGTTGGCGTAAAAAAGCTAGTGCTTGCCGACTTTGACGTCGTTGAGCCAAGCAATCTAAACCGCCAGCAGTATTTCGTCCGCCACATCGGCTTAAAAAAGACACAGGCGCTTAAAGAGCTGATAAATGACGTCAATCCCTTTGTCGAGGTCGAGACTCACGATATATTTTTGGACGAAAAAAACGTGGCTAGCGTATTTGGCGAGTGCGAAATTTTATGCGAAGCCTTTGACAACGTTGCTGGCAAGGCGATGATACTAAATGAAGCTGGTGCTAGCCTAAAAGATAAAAAGATCATCGGTGCCTCTGGCATGGCAGGATACTTTAGCTCAAATCTCATAAAAACCATAAAATTTGCCAAAAATGTCTATCTTTGCGGCGACCTCACAAACGAGGCAAAGATCGGTCAAGGGCTAATGGCGCCGCGCGTCGCAGTCTGCGCAAACCACGAGGCAAATTTAGCCATTAGACTGCTTATGGGCTTGGAGGCGTAA
- a CDS encoding thiazole synthase, with product MQNDSLILGGKEFQSRFILGSGKYSHELIDSAINEAGAQILTLALRRINESKERNILDFIPKGVALLPNTSGARNAKEAVRIAQLARELGCGELVKIEIITDSKFLFPDNAETIKACEALANDGFVPMPYMFPDLNAARAMLSAGASCIMPLAAPIGSNQGLVFKDIIEILINELDTQIIVDAGIGRPSQACEAMEMGAAAIMANTAIASSKNIPLMARAFKEAIIAGRNAYLAGLGAKSKSANASSPLTGFLD from the coding sequence GTGCAAAATGATAGTTTGATCCTTGGCGGCAAGGAGTTTCAAAGCCGCTTTATCCTTGGCTCTGGCAAGTACTCGCACGAACTCATCGACTCAGCCATAAACGAGGCTGGAGCGCAGATCCTAACCCTTGCTCTTAGGCGCATAAACGAGAGCAAAGAGCGAAATATACTTGACTTTATCCCAAAAGGCGTGGCGCTTTTGCCAAACACAAGTGGTGCTAGAAACGCCAAAGAGGCCGTTCGTATCGCCCAGCTCGCACGTGAGCTTGGATGCGGGGAGCTTGTTAAGATAGAGATTATAACTGACTCTAAATTTCTCTTTCCAGACAACGCTGAAACCATAAAAGCGTGCGAAGCCTTGGCAAATGACGGCTTTGTGCCAATGCCATACATGTTTCCTGATCTAAATGCCGCAAGAGCGATGCTAAGCGCAGGGGCAAGCTGTATAATGCCTCTAGCTGCGCCCATTGGCTCAAACCAAGGGCTAGTTTTTAAAGATATCATTGAAATTTTGATAAACGAGCTTGATACGCAAATCATCGTAGATGCTGGCATCGGCAGGCCTTCACAAGCGTGCGAAGCAATGGAGATGGGAGCGGCTGCGATCATGGCAAACACAGCCATCGCCTCATCTAAAAATATCCCACTCATGGCAAGAGCCTTTAAAGAGGCGATCATCGCTGGTCGCAACGCCTATCTAGCAGGGCTTGGCGCAAAGAGCAAAAGCGCAAATGCCTCATCTCCGCTCACTGGATTTTTAGACTGA